In the Telopea speciosissima isolate NSW1024214 ecotype Mountain lineage chromosome 2, Tspe_v1, whole genome shotgun sequence genome, one interval contains:
- the LOC122650194 gene encoding phosphoglycerate kinase, cytosolic-like has product MATKKSVGSLKEADLKGKKVFVRVDLNVPLDDNLNITDDTRVRAAVPTIKYLMGHAAKVILSSHLGRPKGVTPKYSLKPLVPRLSELLGVKVEMANDCIGEEVEKMVAAIPDGGVLLLENVRFYKEEEKNDPEFAKKLASLADLYVNDAFGTAHRAHASTEGVAKYLKPAVAGFLMQKELDYLVGAVANPKRPFAAIVGGSKVSSKIGVIESLFEKVDILVLGGGMIFTFYKAQGYSVGSSLVEEDKLDLATSLLQKAKSKGVSVLLPTDVVIADKFAADANSKIVPATGIPDGWMGLDIGPDSIKSFSEALDSTQTIIWNGPMGVFEFEKFAAGTSAIAKKLAELSGKEVTTIIGGGDSVAAVEQAGLADKMSHISTGGGASLELLEGKPLPGVLALNDA; this is encoded by the exons ATGGCGACCAAGAAGAGTGTGGGTTCTCTGAAGGAGGCTGATTTGAAGGGGAAGAAGGTCTTCGTTAGGGTTGATCTGAATGTCCCTTTGGATGATAACTTGAATATCACCGATGATACCAGGGTTAGGGCTGCTGTTCCCACGATCAAGTACTTGATGGGTCATGCTGCCAAGGTTATCCTTTCAAGCCATCTG GGACGTCCCAAGGGTGTCACACCAAAATACAGCTTGAAGCCTCTCGTTCCTAGACTCTCTGAGCTCTTGGGAGTCAAG GTGGAGATGGCTAATGATTGTATCGGTGAGGAAGTTGAGAAGATGGTGGCTGCCATCCCAGATGGTGGTGTTCTTCTCCTGGAGAATGTTAGGTTCTAcaaggaggaagaaaagaatgATCCTGAGTTTGCAAAGAAGCTTGCCTCTCTTGCAGACCTCTACGTGAATGATGCATTTGGCACTGCTCACAGAGCCCATGCTTCCACAGAGGGAGTTGCAAAGTACTTGAAGCCCGCTGTCGCTGGATTCCTTATGCAGAAG GAACTTGACTATCTTGTTGGAGCTGTGGCCAATCCCAAGAGGCCGTTTGCTGCTATTGTAGGTGGCTCAAAAGTATCATCCAAGATTGGGGTTATTGAGTCATTGTTTGAGAAGGTTGATATTCTTGTGCTGGGTGGAGGAATGATCTTCACATTCTACAAAGCCCAAGGATACTCTGTTGGATCCTCCCTTGTGGAGGAAGACAAGCTTGATCTTGCAACATCACTTCTTCAGAAGGCCAAGTCCAAAGGTGTGTCTGTTTTGCTGCCCACTGATGTGGTTATTGCGGACAAGTTTGCTGCTGACGCTAATAGCAAG ATTGTGCCGGCAACTGGCATCCCTGATGGTTGGATGGGGTTGGACATTGGACCTGATTCCATCAAGTCATTTAGTGAAGCTTTGGATTCTACCCAAACAATCATTTGGAATGGACCAATGGGAGTGTTTGAATTTGAGAAGTTTGCTGCCGGAACATCG GCAATTGCTAAGAAGTTAGCAGAACTCAGTGGAAAGGAAGTAACAACAATCATTGGAGGTGGTGATTCAGTTGCTGCTGTGGAGCAGGCAGGACTTGCTGACAAGATGAGCCACATCTCGACCGGAGGAGGTGCCAGCTTGGAGCTGCTTGAGGGCAAACCCCTTCCTGGAGTTCTTGCACTTAATGATGCCTGA
- the LOC122650193 gene encoding phosphoglycerate kinase, chloroplastic-like — MASATSPTSLSLLPSSTSSTSRSRSSLQVAASLSSPRLQSLGLRAPLRRLGFSGAAVEPLLALHVAAKIRAVGTNGKGIRGVFSMAKKSVGDLSAADLKGKKVFVRADLNVPLDDNQNITDDTRIRAAVPTIKHLIGNGAKVILSSHLGRPKGVTPKYSLSPLVPRLSELLGIKVEKADDCIGPEVEKMVAALPEGSVLLLENVRFYKEEEKNEPEFAKKLASLADLYVNDAFGTAHRAHASTEGVTKFLKPSVAGFLLQKELDYLVGAVSNPKRPFAAIVGGSKVSSKIGVIESLLEKCDILLLGGGMIFTFYKAQGLSVGASLVEEDKLDLATSLLKKAKSKGVSLLLPSDVVIADKFAPDANSKVVPASGIPDGWMGLDIGPESVKTFNEALDTTKTVIWNGPMGVFEFDKFAVGTVAVAKKLAELSGRGVTTIIGGGDSVAAVEKVGVANVMSHISTGGGASLELLEGKELPGVLALDEATPVAV, encoded by the exons ATGGCTTCTGCAACATCACCCACCTCActgtctctcctcccctcctctacttcctccaccTCTCGCAGCCGCTCATCACTCCAAGTTGCAGCATCTCTGTCCTCTCCTCGCCTCCAGAGTCTCGGCCTCCGAGCCCCACTTCGCAGACTCGGATTCTCTGGTGCCGCTGTGGAGCCTCTACTTGCCCTCCACGTTGCAGCCAAAATTCGAGCTGTGGGAACCAATGGGAAGGGCATTAGAGGTGTTTTTTCGATGGCAAAGAAGAGCGTTGGAGATCTCTCGGCTGCCGATTTGAAGGGGAAGAAGGTTTTCGTGAGGGCTGATTTGAATGTTCCTTTGGATGATAACCAAAACATTACTGACGACACCAGAATTCGGGCTGCTGTCCCTACAATTAAGCATTTGATCGGAAATGGGGCTAAGGTCATTCTCTCCAGTCATCTG GGAAGACCAAAGGGTGTAACCCCAAAATACAGCTTGAGTCCTCTTGTGCCTAGGCTGTCTGAGCTCCTTGGTATCAAA GTTGAGAAGGCGGATGATTGTATCGGTCCAGAGGTTGAGAAGATGGTGGCTGCACTTCCTGAAGGTagtgttcttcttcttgagaaCGTGAGGTTCtacaaggaggaggagaaaaatgAGCCTGAATTCGCAAAGAAGCTTGCGTCACTTGCAGACCTCTATGTGAATGATGCATTCGGGACTGCTCACAGAGCTCATGCATCAACAGAGGGAGTTACCAAATTCTTGAAGCCTTCTGTTGCTGGCTTCCTCTTGCAGAAG GAACTTGACTATCTTGTTGGAgcagtttcaaacccaaaaagaccattTGCTGCCATAGTTGGAGGTTCGAAGGTCTCGTCCAAAATTGGGGTGATTGAATCACTACTGGAGAAATGTGATATTCTCCTCCTTGGTGGAGGAATGATCTTTACTTTCTACAAGGCACAAGGTCTTTCAGTGGGTGCATCTCTTGTGGAGGAAGACAAGCTAGACCTTGCAACATCACTTCTCAAGAAGGCCAAGTCAAAGGGGGTTTCTCTTTTGTTACCTAGTGATGTGGTTATTGCAGACAAGTTCGCTCCTGATGCAAACAGCAAG GTTGTTCCAGCATCTGGCATTCCTGATGGTTGGATGGGATTGGATATTGGACCTGAGTCAGTTAAGACATTCAATGAAGCCTTGGATACCACCAAGACCGTTATCTGGAATGGACCTATGGGAGTATTTGAGTTTGACAAGTTTGCTGTTGGAACAGTG GCAGTTGCAAAGAAGCTAGCAGAGCTTAGTGGAAGGGGAGTGACTACGATCATAGGAGGTGGAGATTCTGTTGCAGCAGTTGAGAAAGTGGGAGTTGCAAATGTGATGAGCCACATCTCAACAGGTGGTGGTGCCAGTTTGGAATTGTTGGAAGGCAAAGAGCTTCCTGGAGTTCTTGCTCTTGATGAAGCCACACCTGTTGCTGTCTGA